The DNA sequence GATCTTCACCGGCTCACCCATGTCGAGGATCATCACCTCGGCCGGACGACCGATGGCCCCCGCTTGTAGCACGAGCCGCACCGCTTCGGGGATGGTCATGAAGTAGCGGGTGACGTCGGGATGGGTCACCGTGATCGGCCCACCCTGGGCGATCTGGTGCCGGAAGATCGGAAGCACCGAACCACGAGAACCCAACACATTCCCGAACCGGACCGACACGAACTTCCCGCTGGCCGTCGCCGCCTTCGCTGCCGTCAGTTGCTCGGCCTCGAGTTTGGTCCGCCCCAGCACAGACGTCGGGTCGGCCGCCTTGTCGGTGCTCACGTTCACATAGCACTCGACGCCAACCGCTTCCGCCGCGTCGAGCAGGTTGCGAGACCCCTCGACGTTGGTCTTGCGACCCTCCTCGGGGTACTGCTCGAGCAGAGTGAGGTGCTTCAGCGCTGCGGTATGGAACACGACGTGCGGGCGGTGCTCCTCGAACACTTCGAACACTCGGGCTCGGTCGCGGATGTCGGCAACGACCAGGCATCGTGTGTCGAGCAGCGCCTTGCCTTCGATGGACAGCTGGGTGCCATGAAGGCCGGACTCATCACGATCGAGCATGATGAGCGATTCGCAGTCGAGTTGTGCCAGCTGGCGGGCCAGCTCGCTACCGATCGACCCGCCGGCACCGGTGACGAGCACTCGTTTGCCGGTCAGGTAGGAACGGATCGAGGCCATGTCGACATCGACCTCGTCGCGACCGAGGAGGTCGGCCTCCGTGAGTTCGCGGATGTCGGCGGCCGACAGCAGGCCGACCAGTTCGGTGGTCGACGGCAACACCCGCACGTCGAGCCCGCAGCCAGACCAAGCTCGTCGATCTCGGCGATCAGCGACGATTTGGCCGAAGGGATGGCGATGAGCAGGACATCGGCTCCGGTGATGCTCTTGACCGCAGCGATGTCGTGACGGGTGCCTCGCACCCGCACACCCATGATCTGGCGGCGAGCCTTGGTGGTGTCGTCATCGAGGAGTGCGACCGGCACGTATCGGCTGGAGCGGTCGCCGAGCATGGCCCGGATGATCTGGTCCCCGCCCTCACCGGCACCGAAGACAATGACCTTCTTCGTGCGTGCGTCGACCGGTGGCCGACGAAGCGATCGCTGGAACAGGCTCCAACTCATGCGGGCCCCGAGCATCGTGGTGAGCGCAAGTGGCAGTGACAGCGCCAGCGCGATGGTGGGCACCGGTCGGCCGAACAGGAAGAAGTTGGCAGCGACGACAACGGCCGACGTCGCTACCCATGACTTGATGACCGAGGTGGCCTCATCGATCGATCCCACCCGGTAGGCGCCGAGC is a window from the Acidimicrobiales bacterium genome containing:
- a CDS encoding polysaccharide biosynthesis protein, coding for MASIRSYLTGKRVLVTGAGGSIGSELARQLAQLDCESLIMLDRDESGLHGTQLSIEGKALLDTRCLVVADIRDRARVFEVFEEHRPHVVFHTAALKHLTLLEQYPEEGRKTNVEGSRNLLDAAEAVGVECYVNVSTDKAADPTSVLGRTKLEAEQLTAAKAATASGKFVSVRFGNVLGSRGSVLPIFRHQIAQGGPITVTHPDVTRYFMTIPEAVRLVLQAGAIGRPAEVMILDMGEPVKIVDLAKQLIRHFGADVDIVFTGLRPGRRWTRSSYHTPRSPSPESTRASCTPCPTQRAHPTRQRLKPTPEVVRLVAIAQVRECFDPRPR